In Rhodothermus bifroesti, a single genomic region encodes these proteins:
- a CDS encoding S46 family peptidase, producing the protein MKRVDGLLILSLIWFWGCASSRPSATVPAVSSTAPPPPAVVPEVLASGAAVLASDTVQAGRFDNGKMWTFEDPPIAYFAEAYGFRPDSNWFREARLGALRLPNCSASFVSPNGLVMTNHHCAREAIVAVSQPGENLLDHGFYARSLAEERRAEDYYVDQLIEIRDVTHEVYAALEGAETDAERAMARQQAIEALEQRLLEEKGGEEAGYVVEVISLYNGAKYSAYIFRRYRDLRLVMAPELQLGYFGGDPDNFTYPRYALDVTFFRVYDENGRPMRTPHYFRWSQEGVKEGDAVFVIGNPGSTSRLQTVAQLEFRRDVLEPAILRLIQTRMAALQEHLQGLPEGSEREQVRNEIFSLSNAEKLYTGRVKGLRDPYIIARRRDAERRFREALQRDSTLAQTYDPLFDRMAELVRQQRTYATELQAFLGFNPGSSLSSTVERRAILAFIYASRKQVGASEEMLAELRQQILSVEDQPKGVQWRYLKARLEDFVHYFGASSPVVQQILQGRDPEEVAQHIVAHSVLADSAQAAQALASGTLTLEDPAVALVAAVWPRFQAFQSAWAGISAQQQEIASQLGRARYEVYGTAVPPDATFSLRIADGVVKGYTYNGTLAPPYTTFYGLYDRYYAFGPATDWTLPERWLHPSETFDRSTPLNFVATADIIGGNSGSPVINAKLEVVGLVFDGNIESLPADYIYLPDRGMRAVAVDVRGILEALDEIYDADRLVLELTTGEVVGTEEEADARMSQKAP; encoded by the coding sequence ATGAAACGCGTAGATGGGCTACTCATCCTGAGCCTGATCTGGTTTTGGGGATGCGCAAGCAGTCGTCCCTCTGCTACTGTTCCTGCGGTTTCTTCCACGGCGCCCCCACCTCCTGCCGTAGTACCTGAGGTGCTGGCGTCGGGAGCAGCTGTGTTGGCTTCCGACACCGTGCAGGCTGGGCGTTTTGACAACGGCAAGATGTGGACGTTTGAAGATCCGCCGATCGCCTATTTTGCCGAAGCCTATGGTTTTCGTCCCGATTCGAACTGGTTTCGCGAGGCACGTTTAGGGGCACTTCGCTTGCCGAACTGCTCTGCCTCTTTTGTGTCGCCTAATGGTTTGGTGATGACCAACCACCACTGCGCCCGCGAAGCCATTGTAGCAGTCAGTCAGCCCGGAGAAAACCTGCTAGACCATGGATTTTATGCCCGTTCCCTTGCCGAAGAGCGCCGGGCTGAGGACTACTATGTCGACCAGCTCATTGAAATCCGGGACGTGACTCATGAAGTCTATGCGGCACTGGAAGGCGCTGAGACCGATGCCGAGCGGGCTATGGCCCGCCAGCAAGCCATTGAAGCGCTTGAGCAACGCCTTTTGGAAGAAAAAGGCGGTGAGGAAGCAGGCTATGTAGTCGAGGTTATCTCGCTTTACAACGGCGCAAAATACTCAGCGTATATTTTCCGGCGCTATCGCGACTTGCGGTTGGTAATGGCACCTGAGTTACAATTGGGATACTTTGGTGGCGATCCGGACAATTTTACCTATCCGCGCTATGCGCTCGATGTGACGTTTTTCCGGGTCTACGACGAAAATGGCCGGCCAATGCGCACGCCACATTACTTTCGCTGGAGCCAGGAAGGGGTTAAAGAAGGGGATGCTGTTTTTGTGATCGGTAACCCTGGTTCCACGAGTCGCTTGCAAACCGTGGCGCAACTTGAGTTCCGGCGCGATGTGCTGGAGCCAGCCATTTTGCGGTTGATCCAGACGCGCATGGCTGCTCTTCAGGAGCACCTACAAGGGCTACCCGAGGGCTCGGAGCGTGAGCAGGTGCGCAATGAAATTTTCTCGCTCAGCAATGCCGAAAAGCTCTACACAGGCCGTGTTAAAGGCCTGCGGGATCCTTACATTATTGCCCGGCGGCGTGATGCGGAGCGTCGCTTTCGCGAAGCGTTGCAGCGCGATTCAACATTGGCGCAAACCTATGATCCCCTATTTGACCGAATGGCTGAGCTCGTTCGTCAGCAGCGCACGTATGCGACGGAGCTTCAGGCTTTTCTCGGATTTAACCCGGGCAGTAGCCTAAGCAGTACGGTGGAGCGCCGCGCTATTTTGGCGTTTATCTACGCTAGCCGAAAGCAGGTTGGAGCTTCGGAGGAGATGCTCGCTGAGCTGCGCCAGCAGATCCTTAGCGTTGAAGACCAGCCCAAAGGTGTGCAATGGCGCTACCTCAAAGCGCGCCTAGAGGACTTTGTGCATTACTTTGGAGCCAGTAGTCCAGTAGTGCAGCAAATCCTGCAGGGGCGGGATCCTGAAGAGGTTGCCCAGCACATTGTGGCCCATTCGGTCTTGGCCGATTCGGCGCAAGCGGCGCAGGCGCTGGCCTCTGGCACGCTTACGCTGGAGGATCCGGCCGTTGCCTTGGTTGCAGCAGTATGGCCACGTTTCCAAGCGTTCCAGAGCGCCTGGGCAGGGATCTCCGCGCAGCAGCAGGAGATCGCCAGCCAGCTTGGACGGGCGCGTTACGAGGTCTATGGTACTGCTGTACCTCCCGATGCTACCTTTTCGTTGCGCATTGCCGATGGGGTGGTCAAAGGCTACACCTACAACGGCACGCTAGCGCCCCCATACACAACGTTTTACGGGTTGTACGACCGCTACTACGCTTTTGGCCCAGCCACCGATTGGACGCTGCCGGAGCGCTGGCTCCATCCCTCAGAGACCTTTGACCGTTCTACCCCGCTGAACTTTGTGGCTACGGCCGACATTATCGGCGGCAACTCGGGCTCTCCTGTCATTAACGCCAAGCTTGAAGTGGTGGGATTGGTCTTTGATGGCAACATCGAGAGCTTACCCGCCGATTACATCTATCTGCCCGATCGAGGCATGCGGGCAGTGGCAGTCGACGTGCGAGGCATCTTGGAGGCGCTTGACGAGATCTATGATGCTGATCGTTTGGTGCTGGAACTGACCACCGGGGAGGTGGTCGGCACTGAAGAGGAAGCCGATGCGCGCATGAGCCAGAAGGCACCGTGA
- a CDS encoding patatin-like phospholipase family protein, which translates to MRRWWQQENAGDWALVLSGGGARAAYQAGVIRYVAEAFPDRAFTILAGVSAGAINAAQLANHTGTFPEAAERLVQTWRAVRLEDVVAPVSRWQVLRTLLRRARDDDQPLPENTLRGLVDNAPLRAFLKRHLQTTDGRLHGVAFNLKRGTLRAFAVTTTNYSTGQSVTWVEGRNIENWERPDRRGVQTELTVEHILASAALPFVFPAIRLGDAWYGDGGISLLTPLAPAIHLGADAILAISTRYKRTQEEGNAPDVVGYPPAAQILGMLLNAIFLDTFDQDAAMLERINRLVRQLPPHQRQGLRPVRLLILRPSVDLGKLAAEYPPPTQGALRFLTWGLGATETKTPDSLSMMLFEPDYIARLLEIGYEDARRQHDHLAEFLERAPRRPPGNGHAEASLVFSGAQAPRVAQ; encoded by the coding sequence ATGCGACGCTGGTGGCAGCAGGAAAACGCAGGAGACTGGGCGCTAGTGCTTAGTGGTGGTGGAGCGCGTGCGGCGTATCAGGCTGGCGTCATTCGTTACGTTGCTGAGGCATTTCCAGACAGGGCATTTACGATTTTGGCTGGCGTTTCCGCAGGAGCTATCAATGCAGCCCAGCTCGCTAACCACACCGGCACGTTCCCTGAGGCAGCTGAACGGCTTGTGCAAACCTGGCGGGCCGTGCGTCTTGAAGATGTCGTGGCGCCCGTTTCGCGCTGGCAGGTGTTGCGCACGCTGCTTCGGCGCGCCCGGGACGACGACCAGCCCTTGCCTGAAAACACGCTGCGCGGCTTGGTGGATAATGCGCCTTTACGGGCTTTTTTGAAACGCCACTTGCAAACCACAGACGGTCGGCTGCACGGCGTAGCCTTCAATCTAAAACGAGGTACACTACGTGCTTTTGCGGTTACAACCACGAACTACTCGACGGGGCAGTCGGTCACCTGGGTCGAAGGTCGTAACATTGAAAACTGGGAGCGCCCCGACCGCCGTGGGGTGCAAACCGAGCTGACCGTTGAGCATATTTTAGCCTCAGCGGCCTTGCCTTTTGTCTTTCCAGCCATTCGACTGGGGGATGCTTGGTATGGGGATGGTGGTATTAGCCTGCTCACGCCGCTGGCCCCAGCGATTCACTTAGGAGCCGACGCAATCCTGGCCATTTCAACACGTTATAAACGCACCCAGGAAGAGGGGAACGCGCCTGATGTGGTGGGTTATCCACCGGCTGCACAAATACTGGGCATGTTGCTCAATGCCATCTTTTTAGACACGTTCGATCAAGATGCGGCCATGCTGGAGCGCATTAACCGATTGGTGCGGCAACTTCCACCACATCAGCGGCAAGGGCTGCGGCCGGTTCGGCTTTTGATCCTCAGGCCATCGGTCGACTTAGGCAAGCTAGCAGCCGAGTATCCTCCACCTACGCAGGGGGCGCTTCGCTTTTTAACTTGGGGCTTAGGCGCGACCGAGACGAAAACGCCTGACTCGCTTAGCATGATGCTATTTGAGCCGGATTATATTGCGCGATTACTAGAGATCGGCTATGAAGACGCTCGCCGGCAGCACGATCACCTTGCGGAATTTTTGGAAAGAGCGCCACGGCGCCCTCCCGGCAATGGGCATGCAGAAGCTTCCCTGGTGTTCAGCGGTGCGCAAGCACCACGCGTAGCCCAATAA
- a CDS encoding S9 family peptidase — MLPKLFAGAVLLLTFALSGQAQPRQTWTIEDILQQETLSDLEISPDGKRLLWTRRKANLEKDRFETDLFLTYLDRKGPDGLPLTVQLTRSGDNQHGRWSPNGRYIAFLSSRKTSENDKAAGRQLWLLDTFGGEPYRLTELEVPVTDFAWRDSSRIILAARETITFSEQQRKKQKDDAQAVEDTTEFYPVRLFSLSLSSKKMERITENTGKILEFAIDPTGRYIVYSIDPHPVDADARHQPRQYLLDLERQETVEIFTERYFDPERFLWALDGKGFYASDEFASDPENEGAGITKLYYFDLATRTYAEVPLAWEAGVGYGGYQVAEGGVHVQLAHGPRMQSRFYAQGANGWQAYPVSDERLHYSTSLRIGPDGRTIAFVYSRADSLPQYLVGTYRQGRLSEVRPFVRLNAQLQNHPLPRAKVIYWEGAEGDTVNGILYEPFNYQPGRRYPLMVVIHGGPSSVDLDAWRADWTVYPPLWAQRGAFVLRPNYHGSGHHGLKFVESIKGRYYELELPDIIRGIEHLVSQGLVHPDSLGVMGWSNGAILTIALTVAYPERFKVAMPGAGNVNWISDYGNCAFGVRFDDSYFGGPPWERLEHYIAKSPLFRLDRVVTPTLIHFGDQDTAVPTEQGWQHYRALQQLGKAPVRFLLYPGEPHSFQRPSHQKRKMEEDLAWADMYLFGRNPIDLRLRQRILPEDAPLTLRLRARAIARTKDGRYGVEHQGLLLPEMIMLGDTLQVSRFEITRAQFRAFHAAYPVPPGTENYPANGLSAEEAQAYVAWLRRQTGQPYRLPTKRELEKLQQLAGPSENTLTYWLGYTPNPDEHKQLEAVLSTIRPDELLMPVGSRPPGNAKDPQAPLLYDLDGNVAEWAVDVGGRLIPWGASAVTARDPRTGETPASPPAFIGLRVVLAHR; from the coding sequence ATGCTACCCAAACTCTTTGCTGGGGCTGTTTTACTGCTAACTTTTGCCCTCTCTGGACAAGCGCAGCCGCGACAGACCTGGACCATAGAGGACATTTTGCAGCAAGAAACGCTCTCGGACCTAGAAATCTCGCCCGATGGCAAGCGGCTGCTTTGGACGCGCCGCAAAGCGAACCTAGAAAAGGATCGCTTTGAAACCGACTTGTTTCTGACCTATCTCGATCGCAAAGGACCTGACGGACTACCCTTAACCGTACAACTTACCCGCAGCGGCGACAACCAGCATGGGCGCTGGAGCCCCAACGGGCGCTATATCGCCTTTCTCTCTTCCCGAAAGACCAGCGAAAATGACAAGGCCGCAGGACGCCAGCTTTGGCTACTAGACACCTTCGGCGGAGAACCCTATCGTCTAACCGAACTAGAGGTACCGGTAACAGACTTTGCCTGGCGTGATAGCTCGCGCATCATTCTTGCCGCTCGCGAAACGATCACGTTCAGCGAACAGCAGCGCAAAAAACAAAAAGACGACGCCCAGGCCGTCGAAGACACGACGGAGTTTTACCCGGTTCGGCTTTTTAGCCTATCGCTTAGCTCCAAAAAAATGGAACGTATCACAGAGAATACTGGCAAGATTTTGGAGTTTGCGATCGATCCTACCGGACGCTATATCGTCTACAGCATTGATCCCCATCCGGTCGATGCCGATGCGCGCCATCAGCCGCGCCAGTACTTGCTGGATCTTGAACGGCAGGAAACAGTCGAAATTTTCACCGAGCGCTATTTTGATCCGGAGCGGTTTCTTTGGGCGCTTGACGGCAAGGGCTTCTACGCTAGTGACGAATTTGCTTCTGACCCAGAAAACGAAGGTGCCGGAATCACCAAGCTGTACTACTTTGACCTAGCCACACGCACCTATGCCGAAGTGCCCTTAGCCTGGGAAGCAGGCGTGGGCTACGGTGGATACCAAGTGGCCGAAGGGGGCGTGCACGTGCAGCTTGCCCATGGCCCACGCATGCAATCTCGCTTCTATGCCCAAGGGGCCAATGGCTGGCAAGCCTATCCGGTTTCAGACGAACGCTTACACTACAGCACGTCTCTTCGCATTGGTCCTGATGGCCGCACCATCGCCTTTGTGTACTCTCGCGCAGATTCCCTACCTCAATACCTCGTAGGCACGTATCGCCAGGGACGGTTAAGCGAAGTGCGGCCTTTTGTACGGCTAAATGCCCAGCTGCAGAACCATCCCCTTCCCCGCGCGAAAGTCATTTACTGGGAGGGTGCCGAAGGCGACACGGTAAACGGTATTCTCTATGAGCCCTTCAACTATCAGCCAGGTCGCCGCTACCCCCTCATGGTGGTCATTCATGGAGGCCCCAGCAGCGTCGACCTGGATGCCTGGCGAGCGGACTGGACCGTCTATCCTCCGCTTTGGGCGCAGCGGGGTGCCTTTGTGCTGCGCCCTAACTATCACGGCAGCGGCCACCACGGACTGAAGTTCGTCGAATCTATTAAAGGCCGGTATTACGAACTGGAATTGCCCGACATCATCCGCGGCATTGAGCACCTGGTAAGCCAAGGGCTTGTCCATCCCGACTCCCTTGGCGTCATGGGTTGGTCCAATGGCGCTATCCTGACCATTGCCCTAACGGTCGCCTATCCTGAACGCTTTAAGGTGGCTATGCCGGGTGCTGGCAACGTGAACTGGATTTCAGACTATGGCAACTGTGCCTTTGGCGTACGCTTTGACGACTCCTATTTCGGGGGACCACCTTGGGAGCGCTTAGAGCACTATATTGCCAAAAGTCCGCTTTTTCGATTGGATCGGGTAGTTACCCCCACGCTCATCCATTTTGGAGACCAAGACACAGCCGTACCTACCGAACAGGGCTGGCAGCACTACCGGGCGCTCCAGCAACTGGGTAAAGCGCCTGTGCGCTTTCTGCTGTATCCCGGCGAACCCCATAGCTTCCAACGCCCCTCCCACCAGAAGCGCAAAATGGAAGAAGATCTGGCTTGGGCCGACATGTACCTATTTGGGCGCAACCCGATAGACTTACGGTTGCGCCAGCGTATCCTTCCCGAAGACGCTCCTTTGACGCTACGCTTGCGCGCTCGAGCTATCGCACGCACCAAAGACGGCCGCTATGGAGTAGAACATCAGGGGTTGCTGCTTCCGGAAATGATCATGCTAGGCGATACGCTACAAGTGAGCCGCTTTGAAATCACGCGGGCGCAGTTTCGTGCTTTCCATGCAGCCTATCCAGTACCGCCTGGAACCGAAAATTATCCGGCCAATGGTCTTTCGGCTGAGGAAGCCCAAGCCTACGTAGCCTGGCTGCGTCGCCAAACAGGCCAGCCCTATCGCTTACCGACAAAGCGGGAGCTGGAAAAACTCCAGCAGCTGGCTGGACCATCAGAGAACACGCTAACTTACTGGCTCGGCTACACACCCAATCCAGACGAGCACAAGCAACTGGAAGCAGTGCTTAGCACGATTCGACCTGACGAGCTGCTGATGCCGGTAGGCTCGCGTCCCCCTGGAAACGCCAAAGATCCCCAAGCACCCCTTTTGTACGATCTGGATGGCAACGTAGCCGAATGGGCTGTAGACGTGGGAGGTCGACTCATTCCCTGGGGTGCCTCAGCCGTAACCGCACGCGATCCCCGCACCGGGGAAACCCCTGCTTCACCCCCTGCCTTTATTGGGCTACGCGTGGTGCTTGCGCACCGCTGA
- a CDS encoding alkaline phosphatase family protein — translation MKPLLQVLWVFLDGVGLGPVHARNPLSSFRWPALMELAGGQAWSLETRPRFGSTQLFLPIDATLGVAGLPQSGTGQATLLTGFNCARIAGRHYGPYPHSRTHSVLARYNVFRRLQNRQRSVAFVNAYPPTFFTQARMRNRWNVTARCCLEAGVMLRDLQALAKGNALAADLTGQRLRDAGFMVTVIDETQAAHRLMHIATNHAFTLLEYFLTDQAGHSQDMAEAYRVLASLDRFFAALLDLLDPKQQLLLVTSDHGNLEDLRARTHTRNPVPLAAWGQGAMHFRHARDLRDITPTIVALLKAARA, via the coding sequence ATGAAACCGCTGCTTCAGGTGTTATGGGTGTTTCTCGATGGGGTTGGCCTAGGGCCCGTGCATGCACGCAACCCCCTGAGCAGCTTTCGCTGGCCTGCTTTAATGGAACTTGCTGGTGGTCAAGCCTGGAGCCTAGAAACACGGCCACGCTTTGGTAGCACACAGCTTTTTTTGCCTATCGACGCTACCTTGGGCGTTGCAGGCTTGCCCCAAAGTGGCACTGGACAGGCCACGCTGCTAACCGGATTTAACTGTGCCCGCATCGCAGGCCGGCATTACGGACCCTATCCGCACTCACGCACACACAGCGTGCTAGCCCGCTACAACGTTTTTCGACGATTGCAAAACCGCCAGCGCAGCGTTGCCTTTGTCAATGCTTATCCCCCAACCTTTTTTACGCAGGCACGCATGCGCAATCGCTGGAATGTAACAGCACGCTGCTGCTTAGAGGCTGGTGTCATGCTTCGGGATCTGCAAGCCCTGGCGAAGGGAAACGCCCTAGCCGCCGATCTAACAGGACAAAGGCTCCGCGACGCCGGCTTTATGGTTACAGTCATTGATGAAACCCAAGCAGCCCACCGCCTGATGCATATAGCCACAAACCATGCCTTTACGCTATTGGAGTACTTTCTCACCGATCAGGCCGGCCATAGCCAAGATATGGCTGAAGCTTATCGCGTGCTTGCTTCACTGGATCGATTTTTTGCGGCGCTGCTGGACTTGCTGGACCCCAAGCAACAACTCTTGCTGGTCACCAGCGATCACGGCAATTTAGAAGACCTGCGTGCGCGCACGCACACACGCAACCCTGTACCGCTGGCAGCTTGGGGCCAAGGGGCTATGCATTTTCGGCATGCGCGTGATTTGCGCGACATCACACCTACAATTGTAGCCCTTCTTAAAGCAGCTAGGGCCTAG
- a CDS encoding S46 family peptidase, whose amino-acid sequence MKSAIAHRLGLWGLSFTLGLLSLRCAGPRETARLVDVPPLVTEVDTTSASVRAEASDERIPDTVRAGRFDWGRLWTFENPPLDYWETTYGFRPDSAWLAQARLGTLRLVFESGRCTGAFVSPHGLVVTNHHCTWESLDRIERPGEALLEQGFYADSLGDERRLPGVYAEQLLEARDVTEAIVRGLDEIRDDVERERLRNRRIERLKQQLTAEARGRDTTLQVEIVSLYYGARYTAYTWRRYYDVRLVMTPELRIGYFGGDFDNFTYPRYSFDVSFLRIYNAHGQPLQSPWHFPWSTEGAQAGQLVFAIGNPGPTQRHTTASQLTFARDYTLPQRLRLLRRRARVLETYVQQYPDSADHYGLRSVYFAIRNAIKAAEGQLEGLRDAYLLARKKAAEDSLRQAMMRSDSLRNRYGNLFAQLEILQRSKAAAASQAAAFEFFGSSTLLSSHILLRALYGYAYELMRQRGVSPERLEEVRKEALQIRDWPDSVEVGYITARLEELRDYLGLQHPSVQQLLGNRTPAEVARDLVARSALKDSSSFARLLKEGYLRSKDPSVPVIEVLGPLYFTLGQQLDQLEARERYLNARLAALRFHVYGHLVPPDGTGTLRIADGRIEGYPYNGTLAPAFTTFLGLYDRFYSFEGRGPWNLPARWLTPSEAFVRATPFNLAASTDISGGSSGSPLVDRDLRLVGVVFDSNMEGLAAEYLYLPERARAVAVDSRGVLEALRHVYGADRLVVELVTGRLLEAESAVEATRP is encoded by the coding sequence GTGAAATCTGCTATAGCACATCGCTTAGGGCTTTGGGGGCTCAGCTTTACGCTGGGCCTCCTGAGCCTGCGCTGCGCTGGTCCGCGTGAGACGGCGCGACTGGTTGACGTGCCGCCGCTGGTAACCGAAGTCGATACGACTTCAGCTTCGGTACGCGCAGAGGCTTCGGATGAGCGGATACCCGATACCGTACGTGCTGGGCGTTTCGATTGGGGGCGGCTCTGGACGTTTGAAAATCCCCCTCTGGACTATTGGGAGACAACCTATGGTTTTCGGCCCGATTCGGCCTGGTTGGCCCAAGCTCGCCTGGGAACGTTGCGCCTGGTTTTTGAAAGCGGCCGCTGTACGGGGGCTTTCGTTTCGCCTCATGGACTGGTGGTAACCAATCATCACTGCACCTGGGAGAGTCTCGACCGCATTGAGCGCCCTGGCGAGGCCTTGCTGGAGCAGGGTTTCTATGCCGATTCGCTTGGCGACGAGCGACGATTGCCCGGCGTGTATGCAGAGCAGCTCCTAGAGGCTCGCGACGTAACCGAAGCCATTGTGCGCGGCTTAGATGAAATCCGCGACGACGTAGAACGAGAGCGTCTACGTAATCGTCGCATAGAGCGTCTCAAGCAACAACTGACCGCAGAAGCACGAGGGCGAGACACCACGCTGCAGGTTGAGATCGTATCCCTCTATTATGGTGCGCGTTATACAGCTTATACTTGGCGTCGCTATTACGACGTGCGGCTGGTGATGACGCCCGAGCTCCGCATTGGGTATTTTGGCGGTGACTTTGACAATTTTACGTATCCACGCTACAGCTTTGACGTCAGCTTTCTGCGCATCTATAATGCGCATGGTCAGCCACTGCAGAGTCCATGGCATTTTCCCTGGAGTACGGAAGGTGCTCAGGCGGGGCAGCTGGTTTTTGCCATAGGCAATCCCGGGCCTACGCAACGCCACACCACAGCCAGTCAGCTTACGTTTGCGCGCGACTACACGTTGCCTCAGCGGCTTCGGCTGTTGCGCCGAAGGGCGCGTGTGTTGGAAACCTATGTGCAGCAGTATCCCGATTCGGCCGACCACTACGGATTGCGCAGCGTGTATTTTGCCATCAGGAACGCGATCAAGGCTGCCGAAGGGCAGCTTGAAGGCTTGCGCGATGCCTACCTTTTGGCCCGAAAAAAGGCTGCCGAAGATTCGCTGCGGCAAGCCATGATGCGTAGCGACTCGCTGCGCAACCGCTATGGCAATCTGTTTGCGCAGCTTGAGATACTCCAGCGGAGTAAGGCTGCAGCGGCCTCGCAGGCTGCTGCTTTTGAATTCTTCGGCTCCAGCACGCTGTTGAGTTCACATATTCTGCTGCGGGCCCTCTATGGCTATGCCTATGAGCTGATGCGTCAGCGGGGTGTTTCACCCGAACGCCTAGAAGAAGTGCGCAAAGAGGCCTTACAAATTCGAGACTGGCCCGATTCGGTGGAGGTGGGATACATCACGGCGCGCTTGGAAGAGCTGCGCGACTATTTAGGGCTCCAGCACCCAAGTGTGCAGCAGCTTTTGGGGAATCGCACGCCGGCCGAAGTAGCTCGCGACCTGGTAGCCCGCAGTGCGCTTAAGGATTCCAGTAGTTTTGCCCGGTTGCTCAAAGAAGGGTACCTGCGCAGCAAAGACCCCTCTGTGCCCGTTATCGAAGTGCTTGGACCTCTATACTTTACGCTAGGGCAGCAACTAGATCAGCTCGAGGCGCGGGAGCGCTATCTTAATGCCCGCCTAGCTGCGTTGCGTTTTCATGTTTACGGCCACCTTGTGCCGCCCGATGGCACGGGAACGCTGCGCATTGCCGATGGCCGCATCGAAGGCTATCCGTACAACGGCACGCTGGCGCCAGCGTTTACCACGTTTTTGGGGCTTTATGACCGGTTTTACAGCTTTGAAGGACGTGGACCCTGGAATCTGCCTGCCCGATGGCTAACGCCTTCAGAAGCCTTTGTGCGGGCTACGCCCTTTAACCTAGCGGCCAGTACCGATATTTCGGGGGGCAGCTCCGGTTCGCCTCTGGTTGACCGCGATCTGCGCTTGGTAGGCGTGGTGTTTGACAGCAATATGGAAGGTCTGGCGGCTGAATATCTTTATCTGCCCGAGCGCGCCCGAGCTGTAGCTGTTGACAGTCGCGGCGTGCTTGAAGCGTTACGCCATGTGTATGGAGCCGACCGGCTGGTGGTGGAGCTTGTCACAGGACGGTTGCTTGAGGCTGAGTCCGCTGTTGAAGCTACTAGGCCCTAG
- a CDS encoding DNA-processing protein DprA yields the protein MAATTLFALALARLPEADTATAGWLVRHVSRYDALQQHSREKLQEALADRPASARLVAFLYNTSLMEQQLAQARSELANLITRRIRVLTPSDPAWPAGLEALPPEWRPFLLFAYGNLDVLEQPRIALLARPPLSESAYDRAQDLVLHAIDAGCIPVTGATTGFDVALQKLCHNAAPPRAAIMVTNAGLAQLLPPIRPVATATLRAGGLLLSPFLMEQPPSDTRDEQRALVQAALAQAVVFVEPREETPEQRALEWAIQANRPVFGISTRTLPEVHPVRDAVDFEWVVEAARRALMPS from the coding sequence ATGGCTGCAACCACACTGTTTGCGTTGGCGCTGGCCCGCTTGCCTGAAGCCGATACAGCCACAGCAGGCTGGCTCGTACGGCATGTGTCGCGCTACGATGCCCTCCAACAGCATTCGCGCGAAAAGCTCCAGGAAGCCCTAGCCGACCGGCCGGCTTCGGCGCGCTTGGTTGCTTTTCTTTACAACACCAGCCTTATGGAACAGCAGCTGGCGCAAGCGCGCTCAGAGCTGGCGAATCTGATCACGCGGCGGATACGCGTCCTCACCCCCAGTGACCCCGCCTGGCCTGCAGGACTAGAAGCACTACCTCCCGAGTGGCGTCCTTTTTTGCTTTTCGCTTACGGTAACTTAGACGTGCTCGAGCAGCCTCGCATTGCCTTACTGGCTCGGCCACCGCTTTCGGAAAGTGCTTACGACCGGGCCCAAGACCTCGTGTTACATGCGATCGACGCGGGCTGCATTCCGGTTACTGGAGCAACTACGGGCTTCGACGTAGCCTTGCAGAAGCTCTGCCACAACGCTGCTCCACCTCGAGCTGCCATTATGGTGACCAACGCCGGCCTAGCCCAGTTGCTGCCGCCAATTCGTCCGGTCGCAACAGCCACGTTACGTGCTGGGGGACTTTTGCTGTCCCCATTTCTTATGGAGCAACCGCCCAGCGACACACGGGACGAACAACGGGCCCTAGTGCAAGCTGCACTAGCCCAGGCCGTAGTGTTTGTAGAACCCCGCGAGGAAACGCCAGAGCAACGGGCCCTTGAATGGGCCATTCAAGCCAATCGCCCTGTCTTTGGCATCAGTACCCGCACGCTGCCCGAAGTACATCCTGTCCGAGATGCGGTAGATTTTGAATGGGTCGTCGAAGCAGCCCGCCGCGCCCTGATGCCATCATGA